The Mangifera indica cultivar Alphonso chromosome 8, CATAS_Mindica_2.1, whole genome shotgun sequence genome has a window encoding:
- the LOC123223864 gene encoding peroxisome biogenesis protein 6 isoform X1, whose protein sequence is MVERRKPLLLSSTKILINSLFNSSSTSQPPLDVDGDKLLTPQVSPTLHLPAGILRFSKDKFDSKLSFLDDAALLGLSVSVLKRLSLTSGSLVRVKNVEANIQRIAQIVVLDPPNTLEKTSAEKLSVKNPSRVMLSFPSFHFPLNDTMSLDQEIAYLSPLLAFNLGLHISCLKSIVHQGKETLASLFKAKVENETCSLLSLGLETLGKLPRYASHLRVSFVKIPECGTLESLKGNSPVEAEDRQEIIDMALHKYFEVDRYLARGDVFSIGINWNCNSITCIPCSQRLQNKSHSIIYFKVVAMEPSHEAVLRVNCTQTALVLGGSVPSPIPPDLLISGSNGFAPLQGDTVKLLASILAPSLCPSVLSSKFKVSVLLHGLRGCGKRTVVRYVARRLGLHVVEYSCHNLMASSERKTSVALAQAFNTAQRYAPTVLLLRDFDVFCNSVSGEGLPTDQVGLSSEVASVIREFTEPVAEDEDYYADEESQGDFDVGKIYRQQVLLVAAADTSEGLPPTIRRCFSHEISMGPLTEDQRAEMLSQLLQGVSELLSNTGSEEVIKDLIGQTSGFMPRDLQALVADAGVNLLQKSNYQIDKAEHGESYSSIKVNSMQDNKSSDAVAQVMEKDDLVKSLERSKKRNASALGTPKVPNVKWEDVGGLEHVKELILETVQLPLLHKDLFSSGLRKRSGVLLYGPPGTGKTLLAKAVATECSLNFLSVKGPELINMYIGESEKNVRDIFQKARSARPCVIFFDELDSLAPARGASGDSGGVMDRVVSQMLAEIDGLNDSTQDLFIIGASNRPDLIDPALLRPGRFDKLLYVGVNSDASYRERVLKALTRKFKLHEDVSLYSIAKKCPPNFTGADMYALCADAWFHAAKRKVLSSDSDSSSIDQVDSVVVELVDFVKVLKELSPSLSMAELKKYELLRDQFEGASS, encoded by the exons GTGCGTGTCAAGAATGTTGAGGCAAACATCCAAAGAATTGCACAGATTGTTGTTCTAGATCCTCCAAATACCCTTGAAAAAACATCTGCTGAAAAGTTATCTGTTAAAAACCCTTCACGTGTAatgctttcttttccttcatttcattttcccctAAATGACACCATGTCGCTGGACCAAGAAATTGCCTATTTGTCTCCACTCTTAGCTTTTAACCTAGGCTTGCACATATCTTGCTTGAAATCTATTGTCCACCAAGGGAAAGAAACTTTAGCATCATTATTTAAAGCTAAAGTTGAAAATGAGACTTGTTCATTACTCAGTTTAGGATTGGAAACTTTGGGGAAACTTCCAAGATATGCCTCACACTTGAGGGTGTCATTTGTCAAGATACCAGAATGTGGTACTCTTGAATCTTTGAAAGGAAATTCACCTGTTGAAGCTGAAGATCGCCAAGAAATTATTGACATGGCATTACATAAGTACTTTGAAGTGGATAGATACCTAGCAAGAGGTGATGTTTTCAGCATTGGCATAAATTGGAACTGCAATTCAATTACTTGCATTCCTTGCAGTCAAAGATTGCAAAATAAAAGTCATAGCATCATCTACTTCAAG GTTGTGGCTATGGAACCATCACATGAAGCTGTTCTTCGAGTTAACTGCACCCAAACTGCTCTTGTGCTTGGAGGGAGTGTTCCATCTCCTATTCCACCAGACTTATTGATTTCTGGGTCAAATGGTTTTGCACCTTTGCAAGGGGACACAGTGAAACTTTTGGCCTCCATACTTGCTCCATCTCTATGCCCATCAGTGCTTTCATCAAAATTCAAAGTTTCTGTTTTACTACATGGCTTGCGAG GGTGTGGTAAGAGAACTGTTGTTAGATATGTTGCTCGTAGGTTGGGGTTGCATGTAGTGGAATATAGCTGTCATAATTTAATGGCATCCTCTGAAAGGAAGACTTCTGTTGCTCTAGCTCAAGCTTTCAACACAGCACAAAG ATACGCACCAACAGTTCTTCTTCTCCGTGATTTTGATGTTTTCTGCAATTCTGTCTCTGGTGAGGGGTTACCTACTGATCAAGTTGGTCTTTCCTCTGAAGTTGCATCTGTAATTAGGGAATTCACCGAGCCAGTTGCTGAAGATGAAGACTACTATGCAGATGAAGAATCACAGGGTGATTTT GATGTTGGAAAGATATATAGACAGCAGGTACTATTGGTAGCTGCTGCTGACACTTCTGAAGGTTTGCCGCCAACTATTCGGAGATGCTTCAGCCACGAAATAAGTATGGGTCCTTTAACTGAAGATCAGAGGGCTGAAATGCTGTCCCAGTTGCTGCAAGGAGTTTCTGAACTCCTCTCTAAT ACGGGTTCAGAGGAAGTTATAAAGGACTTAATTGGACAGACTTCTGGATTCATGCCCAGGGATTTGCAGGCTTTAGTTGCAGATGCTGGTGTGAACTTACTCCAGAAGAGTAATTATCAAATTGACAAAGCTGAGCATGGAGAATCATATAGTTCTATTAAAGTCAACTCAATGCAAGACAATAAGTCATCTGATGCTGTAGCTCAGGTCATGGAGAAAGATGACTTGGTCAAATCATTGGAGCGATCAAAGAAGAGAAATGCATCAGCTTTAGGTACTCCAAAg GTTCCCAATGTGAAATGGGAAGATGTTGGCGGGCTTGAGCATGTGAAGGAATTGATTTTGGAAACTGTTCAG TTACCTCTGCTGCATAAGGATTTGTTTTCTTCTGGGTTGCGAAAGCGGTCTGGTGTTCTTTTATACGGTCCTCCTGGGACAGGGAAA ACTTTACTGGCTAAAGCAGTGGCCACAGAGTGTTCCCTAAATTTTCTTAGCGTGAAAGGGCCTGAACTTATTAACATGTACATAGGAGAGTCAGAGAAAAATGTTCGAGACATTTTCCAGaag GCCAGATCAGCTCGCCCATGTGTTATCTTCTTTGATGAACTTGATTCGCTTGCTCCAGCTCGTGGTGCATCTGGGGATTCCGGGGGCGTTATGGATAGAGTTGTTTCTCAA ATGCTTGCTGAGATTGATGGTCTAAATGATTCTACACAG GACTTATTTATTATAGGTGCAAGCAACAGACCTGATCTTATTGATCCTGCACTTCTACGCCCTGGTCGATTTGATAAGCTTCTATATGTTGGTGTTAACTCCGATGCGTCTTACAGGGAGCG GGTCCTTAAAGCCCTGACCAGAAAGTTTAAATTGCATGAGGATGTATCTCTTTATTCAATAGCAAAGAAATGCCCTCCAAACTTCACTGGTGCAGACATGTATGCCTTATGTGCAGATGCCTGGTTTCATGCTGCAAAGCGTAAG GTTTTGAGTTCAGATTCAGATTCTTCTTCCATAGATCAAGTTGACTCTGTTGTGGTTGAGCTTGTTGACTTTGTGAAG GTCTTGAAAGAGCTATCGCCCTCACTGTCCATGGCAGAGTTGAAGAAGTACGAGTTACTTCGAGATCAGTTTGAAGGTGCTTCAAGCTAA